From one Saprospiraceae bacterium genomic stretch:
- the lysM gene encoding peptidoglycan-binding protein LysM codes for MGLFSFLKGAGEKLFGSKPSTTAVDAEAAAAAEKTQKIAAMQSFITGLGLDVQNLDIDLDGDVVTVYGQAVNQAEKEKLILALGNVQGVASVDDRVSVIAAPEPEADLYEVKSGDSLSKISKHFYGDPMRYNEIFEANKPLLSHPDKIYPGQMLRIPR; via the coding sequence ATGGGACTATTTTCTTTCTTAAAAGGTGCTGGAGAAAAACTCTTCGGCTCCAAACCATCTACCACGGCTGTTGACGCTGAAGCTGCTGCGGCTGCCGAGAAAACACAAAAAATAGCTGCAATGCAGTCATTTATCACCGGCTTAGGTCTTGATGTTCAGAATCTTGATATAGATCTGGACGGGGATGTGGTCACGGTATATGGCCAGGCTGTTAATCAGGCTGAAAAGGAAAAACTGATTTTGGCATTGGGCAATGTACAGGGGGTAGCTTCTGTAGATGATCGGGTGTCTGTAATAGCCGCTCCTGAACCTGAAGCAGATTTGTATGAGGTGAAATCTGGTGATAGTTTGTCAAAAATATCAAAACATTTTTATGGAGATCCGATGAGATATAATGAAATTTTTGAAGCAAACAAACCATTATTGTCCCATCCTGACAAAATATACCCGGGACAGATGCTGAGAATACCGAGATAA
- a CDS encoding MBL fold metallo-hydrolase has protein sequence MNVKFWGCRGSLPASYKAESVHQAIQFVLNKAVELGVNHQTNLEEFIKELPFGIRSTYGTNTPCVEIVGGSEYIICDAGSGMRDLGKSLVSNRSDKHMVINLIMSHLHWDHMQGFPFFIPAYIQGTTIRIWGCHPNIEESFIKQQESPFFPVRLSDMGANISFYRMVPGQQYNLGGIEIGIQEQPHPGLSYGYSFISGGKKIVYSTDVEHEEVTNDGLNPFIDFYQNADVLIIDGQFNLADHLYTKQNWGHSSNLIAIEMATISAVKTLCLFHADHLLDDIQLDKFLADSKRYHEIYAPGSKMNIVLAYDGMLLEA, from the coding sequence ATGAATGTAAAATTTTGGGGGTGCCGCGGATCTCTTCCAGCTTCTTATAAGGCAGAATCAGTCCATCAAGCTATTCAGTTTGTATTGAACAAAGCAGTTGAACTTGGAGTCAATCATCAAACGAATCTGGAGGAATTCATTAAAGAACTCCCTTTTGGCATTAGATCTACTTATGGGACCAACACTCCATGTGTCGAAATCGTCGGAGGCAGTGAATATATAATTTGTGATGCAGGGTCCGGTATGCGTGATCTTGGTAAATCTCTTGTAAGTAATCGCAGTGACAAACATATGGTCATCAACCTTATTATGTCCCATTTACATTGGGATCATATGCAAGGGTTCCCTTTTTTTATTCCAGCTTACATTCAAGGTACTACGATACGGATCTGGGGATGTCATCCAAATATCGAAGAGTCCTTTATCAAACAACAGGAATCTCCATTTTTCCCGGTTAGATTGTCGGATATGGGCGCCAATATAAGTTTTTATCGTATGGTTCCGGGCCAGCAATATAACCTTGGAGGGATTGAAATTGGAATCCAGGAACAGCCCCACCCTGGTTTGAGTTATGGTTATTCGTTTATATCCGGGGGGAAGAAAATTGTATACAGCACAGATGTAGAGCATGAGGAAGTAACAAATGATGGACTAAATCCATTTATCGATTTTTATCAAAATGCAGATGTTCTCATTATTGATGGCCAATTTAACCTGGCTGATCATTTGTATACTAAACAAAACTGGGGTCATTCAAGCAACCTGATAGCTATTGAAATGGCCACTATCTCTGCGGTCAAAACCTTATGTCTCTTTCACGCTGATCATTTATTGGATGATATTCAACTGGATAAATTCCTTGCTGATAGCAAAAGATATCATGAGATTTATGCACCAGGCTCAAAGATGAATATAGTCCTGGCCTATGACGGTATGTTGTTAGAGGCCTAA
- a CDS encoding ATP-binding protein gives MLITIINNIQEISLVHETLLTYMAKLPLDSEDQKKISIAVDEILSNIIFYGFEDHLEHHITLQLKHSEGNIDLEFVDDGIHFDPLEFIHMRQSLPKTDKAGGLGLDIVAKLMHQLHYRRIENKNILTLNMKYRAI, from the coding sequence ATGCTTATTACTATTATCAATAATATTCAAGAGATAAGCCTCGTCCACGAGACCTTGTTAACCTATATGGCCAAATTACCCCTGGATAGTGAAGATCAAAAAAAAATCTCAATTGCTGTAGATGAGATCCTGAGTAATATTATTTTTTATGGTTTTGAAGATCATCTTGAGCACCATATTACCCTTCAACTTAAACATTCTGAAGGCAACATAGACCTTGAATTTGTTGATGATGGTATACATTTTGATCCGCTCGAATTTATTCATATGCGACAATCATTACCCAAAACAGACAAAGCAGGTGGTCTTGGACTCGATATAGTAGCAAAACTTATGCATCAATTACATTATCGCCGAATTGAAAATAAAAATATTTTAACATTGAATATGAAATACCGTGCCATTTAA
- a CDS encoding SpoIIE family protein phosphatase, whose product MQSQPGRWRPIWSFLYILYTFGAYGQIQPLSRNDSAFVAEAQEKYEQSLSQNNLKQASGHLNDIAFKYWNHNDYNKAIEYYEKSLGLNKSIGNENGEAMINSNLGLLYADVKNFEKSYSYFQRTLAARKSFDQKEGVVQAMINCAGALNALKRYPESLDLLEEAASLARQIKRQDLMLEYLLKCYANLSETYEKAGDLKKSRHYYDSYKIFLEKSKSMDLDLLRSKVDEERVLKELAIVNEQQKEKALLQKQYELKKAELELNNTDSINQKLFEDLDKSAIQLLALKQKSTIDSLNAAQEKLLNQAIINQERSFRNILGIIALALIAISFFIYRNFIQERRSKKILAEKNQVIEKQNKELSGLNRIIAKHNERMKKELDVGQEIQMSMLPKVYPTTTLLDMYALLNPAREVGGDLYDFFMIDDDHLLFGIGDVSGKGVPAALFMAVTKTLVKAHGGKLASPGDILTAVNIDISASNDQSMFVSYFLGILDLKSGALTYSNAGHLMPLLKMEDTCRKLTGLHGPVLGAIENYHYTNSLVNIKQGELFLLFTDGVTEAMNQKHELYSDDRLFSFLQKYKVKDTKSLIEALIVDLDKFTLQEEQSDDITIMALSRK is encoded by the coding sequence ATGCAATCACAGCCAGGCCGATGGCGACCTATATGGTCTTTCCTATATATTTTATACACCTTTGGTGCTTATGGCCAAATTCAGCCCTTGTCAAGAAACGATTCAGCATTTGTAGCAGAAGCACAGGAAAAATATGAGCAATCCCTTTCTCAAAACAATTTAAAACAAGCTTCTGGTCATCTCAATGATATTGCCTTTAAGTATTGGAATCATAACGATTATAATAAAGCCATTGAGTACTATGAAAAATCACTTGGATTAAATAAAAGTATAGGCAATGAAAATGGTGAAGCGATGATCAATAGTAATCTTGGCCTGTTGTATGCCGATGTTAAAAATTTTGAAAAGTCATATAGCTATTTCCAAAGAACACTGGCCGCCAGAAAATCATTTGACCAAAAAGAAGGAGTCGTTCAAGCTATGATTAATTGTGCAGGCGCTCTCAATGCGCTGAAACGATATCCGGAATCACTGGACCTATTAGAGGAAGCCGCATCCTTAGCCAGGCAAATTAAGCGTCAGGACCTCATGTTGGAGTATTTGTTGAAATGTTATGCCAATTTATCAGAAACCTATGAAAAAGCAGGAGATCTAAAAAAATCCCGTCATTATTATGACTCTTATAAAATCTTTTTGGAAAAAAGTAAAAGTATGGACCTTGATCTGTTACGCAGTAAAGTAGATGAAGAAAGGGTACTCAAAGAACTGGCTATAGTCAATGAACAACAGAAAGAGAAAGCCCTATTACAAAAACAATATGAATTAAAAAAAGCTGAACTCGAATTAAATAACACGGATTCCATCAATCAAAAATTGTTTGAGGACCTGGACAAGTCAGCCATACAGCTATTGGCTTTAAAACAAAAGTCAACGATTGATAGCTTGAATGCAGCCCAAGAAAAGTTGCTCAATCAAGCAATCATCAACCAGGAACGATCTTTTCGTAATATATTAGGGATCATTGCCCTGGCACTTATAGCGATCAGTTTTTTTATCTATCGCAATTTTATACAAGAAAGACGATCCAAAAAAATACTTGCAGAGAAAAATCAGGTCATCGAAAAACAAAACAAAGAACTATCCGGATTAAACAGAATCATAGCCAAGCACAACGAGCGCATGAAAAAAGAATTGGATGTAGGCCAGGAAATTCAAATGAGTATGTTGCCAAAAGTATATCCCACAACTACCCTGCTGGACATGTATGCCTTGCTCAATCCTGCAAGAGAAGTAGGAGGAGACCTGTATGACTTTTTTATGATAGATGACGACCACTTATTGTTCGGTATTGGCGATGTATCAGGCAAAGGTGTGCCGGCAGCATTGTTTATGGCTGTCACTAAAACGTTGGTTAAAGCACATGGAGGAAAATTAGCTTCACCTGGTGATATTCTCACTGCAGTAAATATTGACATTTCTGCTTCAAATGATCAATCCATGTTTGTTAGTTATTTTCTGGGCATACTGGATCTAAAGTCCGGAGCCTTGACTTATTCTAATGCCGGTCATTTAATGCCATTACTTAAAATGGAAGATACTTGCCGTAAATTGACTGGATTGCACGGTCCTGTTTTAGGAGCAATAGAAAATTATCATTATACAAACAGTCTGGTAAATATCAAACAAGGTGAATTGTTTTTATTATTTACAGATGGGGTGACAGAAGCAATGAATCAAAAACATGAATTGTATTCTGACGACAGACTTTTCTCTTTTTTGCAGAAATATAAGGTAAAAGATACTAAGTCGTTAATAGAAGCATTAATCGTCGATTTGGATAAATTTACTCTACAGGAAGAGCAATCAGACGATATCACTATCATGGCTCTTTCAAGGAAATAA
- the aroC gene encoding chorismate synthase: MAGNQFVEIFKISTFGESHGKAVGVVIDGCPAGLLIPQEYIQREMDRRRPGQSNIVTQRKEADEIEILSGVFENRSTGAPICIVLKNMDQHSSDYDHIKDKFRPSHADFTYQTKWGYRDHRGGGRSSARETAARVASGAIAKLLLHLHNIHIHAFVSQVGPLVYQPDFENIDVAQIESNPVRCPDPQMAEKMIDLIKEVRKEGDTIGGAVTCIIKGCPPGLGEPAFDKLHAELGHAMLSINACKGFEIGSGFAGVTMRGSQHNDIFYKEGESIKTKSNHSGGIQGGISNGMDIIFRVAFKPVATIIPEQESVDITGESVTVTGKGRHDPCVVPRAVPIVEAMAAIVLADHLLRHRASQV, translated from the coding sequence GTGGCAGGCAATCAATTTGTAGAAATATTTAAAATCAGCACCTTTGGTGAATCTCATGGCAAAGCTGTAGGTGTGGTGATCGATGGTTGTCCTGCCGGTTTGTTAATCCCGCAGGAATACATCCAGCGGGAGATGGATCGAAGGCGTCCTGGCCAATCTAATATCGTGACGCAAAGAAAAGAAGCTGACGAGATAGAGATTTTATCCGGAGTGTTTGAAAATCGGTCTACGGGTGCCCCGATCTGTATTGTGCTGAAAAACATGGATCAGCATTCGTCTGATTATGACCATATAAAAGATAAGTTTAGACCTTCTCACGCAGATTTTACCTATCAAACCAAATGGGGCTATAGGGATCATCGGGGTGGAGGCAGATCTTCAGCACGGGAGACTGCAGCACGGGTAGCTTCAGGAGCAATAGCTAAGCTCTTATTGCATCTGCACAATATACATATCCATGCTTTTGTAAGCCAGGTAGGGCCTCTGGTATATCAACCTGATTTTGAAAATATAGATGTAGCCCAAATCGAGTCCAATCCTGTAAGGTGCCCCGATCCACAAATGGCAGAAAAAATGATCGACCTGATCAAAGAAGTCAGAAAGGAAGGAGATACCATAGGAGGCGCAGTGACTTGCATTATCAAAGGGTGTCCTCCCGGATTGGGTGAGCCTGCATTCGATAAACTACATGCTGAGCTCGGTCATGCTATGTTGAGTATCAATGCCTGCAAAGGATTTGAGATCGGATCAGGCTTTGCCGGAGTGACGATGCGAGGATCTCAGCATAACGACATTTTTTATAAAGAAGGCGAATCGATCAAAACTAAAAGCAATCATTCCGGTGGCATACAAGGCGGGATCTCCAATGGCATGGACATCATCTTCCGGGTAGCCTTCAAACCCGTTGCAACCATCATCCCAGAACAAGAATCTGTGGATATTACCGGTGAATCCGTAACGGTGACAGGCAAAGGCAGGCATGACCCTTGTGTCGTGCCCAGAGCGGTACCGATCGTAGAGGCGATGGCAGCTATCGTATTGGCAGATCATTTGCTTAGGCATCGCGCATCACAGGTATAA
- a CDS encoding STAS domain-containing protein has translation MEIEIRNLERLKVVSISGDLNAATSPEAESKIQQLIMGGNHSIVIDLKDLNYISSAGLRIFLAANKLVRKSDGEIRFCCFNKTVNEVFEISGFFMIFKHFPDLESAIKDFHV, from the coding sequence ATGGAAATTGAAATAAGAAACCTGGAACGGCTCAAAGTAGTAAGTATCTCAGGAGATCTTAATGCTGCTACCTCTCCTGAAGCAGAATCAAAAATACAGCAACTGATTATGGGTGGCAACCACAGTATAGTCATCGACCTTAAAGATCTTAATTATATCTCCAGTGCCGGACTGCGCATATTTCTTGCAGCCAACAAGCTGGTGCGTAAGTCTGACGGCGAAATCCGTTTTTGTTGTTTTAATAAAACAGTTAATGAAGTATTTGAAATTTCCGGTTTTTTTATGATCTTCAAGCACTTTCCTGATCTGGAGAGTGCGATAAAAGACTTTCATGTATAA
- a CDS encoding T9SS type A sorting domain-containing protein, with product MTAIQKVIVKHRSDFEVVFPADLEVSCEANDATDTSRTGIPQISDDDCEQVGVRYEDEISTVTDGACYKIIRTWTLIDWCIYDPNAHTIHPDVIVDDRLRANDKDRACIFRNLKDNGDGYVKYVQIIKVTDHQAPVVTCKDSTLCITSGCTANVNIPLVGTDNCADKVLFRVDITRPDNSTETRVDVSAISGTFAAGIYKVRIIGRDHCGNEDTCQMNLTIKDCKAPTPYCLNGVATVVMPSTGSIQIWAKDLDRASEDNCTAKDKLKFSFSSNTAEASRVLSCSDILNGREQAIELSIWVTDEAGNANFCRTYILLQDNGGTPGGVCKDTTVSFANVTGRLYTEDQEGVEFATVEVKGQSSAGIPSFKTASDGSYLFSSLPMSGIQSIKALRDDNPMNGVSTLDLILIQKHILGTEKLKSAYKMIAADINNNDDISVLDLIELRKLILGLYDKLPNNTSWKFVPKSHTFTDIDNPWGYPTEDVIHDMKEQMTSDFVGVKIGDVNSSALSHSLMGTEIRGNETGLIFEVQDKLYRKGERVEVAFTSPNFKGVSGFQGTMSIGNKQLAIDKIDAGSIKVMEDNIGRRWEQEGLITMSWNSAQSVDLTDREVLFTMVFTAQSDGKLSDVLRIGSQHTKAESYEGRGELGNVSIRFIGQNGQEVAGRSALYQNYPNPFDQRTVIGLNLAEAGRGTLKVTDITGRTIKVIEKDWSKGYQEVWIDRRDIQATGVLYYSFDSKTFRAVKKMIILE from the coding sequence GTGACAGCAATCCAAAAGGTGATCGTCAAACATAGAAGTGATTTTGAAGTAGTATTCCCTGCAGACCTGGAAGTAAGTTGTGAGGCAAATGATGCCACCGATACCAGTCGAACCGGAATTCCACAGATCAGCGATGATGATTGTGAGCAGGTAGGCGTGCGCTACGAAGATGAGATCAGTACAGTGACGGATGGAGCTTGCTACAAGATCATCCGCACCTGGACCTTGATCGACTGGTGTATCTATGATCCAAACGCTCATACGATCCATCCGGATGTCATCGTGGATGACAGACTGCGGGCTAACGACAAAGACAGAGCTTGTATCTTCCGCAATCTCAAAGACAACGGAGATGGATATGTCAAATACGTACAGATCATCAAAGTGACGGATCATCAGGCACCGGTAGTGACCTGCAAAGACAGTACACTCTGTATCACCAGTGGCTGTACAGCTAATGTGAATATCCCATTAGTTGGCACAGACAATTGCGCAGACAAAGTACTGTTCAGAGTAGATATCACAAGACCGGATAATAGTACAGAGACCAGAGTGGATGTAAGTGCCATCAGTGGCACATTCGCCGCAGGAATCTATAAAGTGAGGATCATCGGTCGCGATCATTGTGGCAATGAAGATACTTGCCAGATGAACCTGACGATCAAGGATTGCAAAGCACCGACGCCATACTGCCTGAATGGAGTAGCGACGGTCGTGATGCCAAGCACCGGAAGTATCCAGATCTGGGCCAAAGACCTCGATCGGGCCAGTGAAGACAACTGTACAGCGAAGGACAAACTGAAGTTTAGCTTCAGCAGCAATACGGCCGAAGCCAGCAGAGTACTGTCGTGCAGCGATATCCTCAACGGCAGAGAGCAAGCGATCGAGTTATCCATCTGGGTGACAGACGAAGCAGGCAATGCCAACTTCTGCAGGACATATATTTTATTGCAGGACAACGGAGGCACACCAGGAGGAGTATGTAAAGACACTACGGTATCGTTCGCCAATGTGACAGGAAGGTTATATACAGAAGACCAGGAAGGCGTAGAGTTTGCAACCGTCGAAGTCAAAGGACAATCCAGCGCTGGTATCCCAAGCTTCAAGACAGCGAGTGACGGAAGTTACCTGTTCAGCAGCTTACCGATGAGTGGTATACAAAGTATCAAAGCCCTGAGAGATGACAATCCGATGAACGGAGTGTCTACGCTCGACTTAATCCTGATACAGAAGCATATCCTGGGTACCGAGAAGTTGAAGTCAGCGTACAAGATGATCGCTGCAGATATCAATAACAACGATGATATCAGCGTGCTCGACCTGATCGAACTGCGCAAACTGATCCTGGGCTTGTATGACAAACTGCCTAACAATACCAGCTGGAAGTTTGTACCGAAATCACATACATTCACCGATATAGACAACCCATGGGGTTATCCAACGGAGGATGTAATACATGACATGAAGGAACAAATGACTAGTGACTTTGTAGGGGTGAAGATCGGAGATGTCAACAGCAGCGCCCTGTCCCATAGTCTCATGGGCACAGAGATCAGAGGCAATGAAACCGGCCTGATCTTCGAAGTACAGGACAAACTCTATCGCAAAGGCGAGCGGGTAGAAGTAGCATTTACTTCACCAAACTTCAAAGGAGTGTCAGGTTTCCAAGGCACAATGTCCATTGGCAATAAGCAATTGGCAATAGACAAAATTGACGCAGGATCCATAAAAGTAATGGAGGACAATATCGGCCGCCGGTGGGAGCAGGAAGGTCTGATCACCATGAGCTGGAACAGCGCTCAAAGCGTAGATCTAACTGATCGGGAAGTTTTGTTTACGATGGTCTTTACCGCACAATCTGATGGAAAACTGAGCGATGTCTTAAGAATCGGATCACAGCATACCAAAGCAGAGTCCTACGAGGGCAGAGGAGAGCTAGGTAATGTATCTATCCGCTTCATCGGTCAGAATGGTCAGGAAGTAGCAGGCAGATCAGCCTTGTACCAAAACTATCCTAACCCATTTGATCAACGAACCGTGATTGGTCTCAACCTGGCAGAAGCAGGACGAGGTACTTTAAAAGTCACTGACATCACAGGTCGTACGATCAAAGTGATCGAAAAGGACTGGAGCAAAGGCTACCAGGAAGTATGGATAGATCGCAGAGACATCCAGGCAACTGGGGTATTATACTACAGCTTTGATAGCAAAACTTTCAGAGCCGTCAAGAAGATGATCATTCTGGAATGA